The Panulirus ornatus isolate Po-2019 chromosome 36, ASM3632096v1, whole genome shotgun sequence genomic sequence ATTGCCTCGGTCTTGATTTTATGGGTAATATTAAAAATTACTTTAGCAGGTTCTTGCAATAATTAATTATTCAAAGATAGACCTGACAAACCCATCTTTATAACGTAATTCTACGACGAACAGTTTCTGCAACAATCAGTTTTAAGACAGCATTCCGACCCTTCATCACAGTAGCAGTGACAAGCCATATTTCATTTAGGAAAAAAGTAAAATCCCTAGTCTAGACGTGTTTGAAGAAATAAGCTCTAAAATACAGATAGCGGCAAAGGATGAAGTTCGTCCAAGTCCCGTCGGGAGAGGCTAGAACACCAGCCCGGCGATGGTCGTACGGTACCGCGGCCGACAAACATTGCTAACGACACCACAGTATGACAACCGCCGGGGGCCGAGTCACCGCCTCAGGGGCGTCACGCTAACCTTGATTTCTTCCCCCAAGCGGCCGAAGGCTAGTGTATAGTGAAGACCAGTGTAGCCACTACCTCAGCCCTACGTGGTGCCTTCGATCGTATGTGTTGGCTTGGAGTGACTAGGCCACCGTAAACCACAACAGGAAGGGCTGCCGTATAAGCTTTCCCATTCATCTGTTCCACACAGGAGTTTGTTATTACTGGACAGACAACCGCTAAGTGTTTTAAATTTACATATCGCCTCTACGTCCATGGTAAAAGCGTGTAGAAATGGTGTACCAACTTCCAGCGGGAAAACAGTCTGTGCTTTTCGATCTTCGTTAACAAAACAAGTGAGTGCAAAAATATTCGCTACCCTTGTAAAGCTGCACAAGAGATTACTGCTTAGAATTGTATTGAAGTGTCTGTTTTTTGTGTTACTTGATTGTTACAAATAATACCTGAAAATAAAGGAGGGGACTGCATGCCGCATCTACCTAAGTCAAGAAGACTTCGTTTTTGCATCAATCCGGACTGAGATAAAAATAGAAACCGAACCCCCATCTGCATGATGACCCTTGCGTGTGATGGCATAGCTTTCGACCTAACCCTTAGAGGTCAGGGCAAAGGTCACGTCTTCATACCCGAGTCTTACAAATGCCCTTTTATTCACCATTGCACACAGTTAGTACACCCGTGGAGACAGTAGAATACTCTGGGATCTACGCTAGGCTAAATCACACAACCTATGTACACATCGCAATGTCTCTACGGCTGATGGTGTAAGTagaggagcaggtgtggtgtgtacgtGTTTGATTAAAGGGGTAAGTACACAAAGCGAGGGATATTAGGAGGTAAGTGGaggtatgtggacatgtatggtgACCATACCACTGTAAGAGAGCTCTCTTATTATTTAAGAAAACATCTTCATTGTCCCTGTAGACTTTCTCTGTGAGTTCTACATGCTTATTCAAAGGGATGACCACAAGAGAGGCACACTTGGGCCTTATATATGTTGTCTAACatttccttacccatgtactTTCGATAAAATCTTAGCATTTCTCAGTGGACAGTTTTTCTCTATAGTTCTTTTGCCGTGGTGCCCTGGCAACTGCTTACGTACAGTTTTATTAAGCACCTTTTTTTTCTAGGATAGCCGGCATGGCATAGACTAAAGTATGACCCAGTCATGGCTATCTCATAAAGAAAatgtgtatgaaaggaaaaaatattgcaGAAATTTATGTGAGCTCCTTCAGTGTTTTTTTACTTGACACAGGCAAAGAAGTTATAGGGAGAAAGAAAACCAAAAGACGGGGAAGAAATCCTCAGCTTAGGAGAGAGAAAtgttatcataacggtcaatcctcgtatgtCTGGTCTCACAcagaaaccatgggaagcagcagacGCACTTATCAGACGATTTATCTAACAAATTTCAAGAACATAAATATGCCTATATATCTTTGAATATATATCTAACACTAGCGCTTCTTCTTACAGATGATCAAAATTATCAGCGAATTATAGTCTTTCCTTGATACTACCCAGTCACAGGCATCGAGTAGGACCATGTGGGTCATAGCATCTCCGAGGGCCTGCCGACCATCCTGTGTTTACTGGTTCTTCTTGATAATTGTACTGACGCGGGGGCGGCAGACGGTCGCCACAGATGGCGCGGCGTCGGTTGGTGACGCTAGGGCCTCCAAGGTTTCCCTACGAACCCCAGAAGGTACGTTCCCTCTTCATGGGTTAATGACAATAAGAAAAGTTGAAAAACTttctgaaaatgttttttttttttaatatctgatTGTATCGTCAAAATCATACGTGTTCGTTCTATTAGTTTGTTTGAATTAGAAGTTGGTTTGGGTTAGGACTAGCGGAGTAaaacataataaataaataaattaaactgaGAATCCTAATTCCACTCGGTTACTTTTCTATATGAAGAATGATTATTGCATCTGTCTTTCTTTAACGGATGTTAGGCAGAGATTCTATTCGCCATTATTGTCCTCGTGAAGTAATTTCTGGAACTAACAGAAAATGTAATAACATCATCATTCTCTGCTCATAATGTTGTTTTACCTCCCATTCTGATGGTTTATCAAAGAGGTTTATTCATGGTTGGATGCTAGTTAGCTCTTGGTAAGGAGGGTTTCTAGTGCTTGGCAGTTCGACCCCCTGGGTATAAAGGCCTTACGGATCAGGTTAAAGGTCAAGCAATATAGATAGACCTTGTCATGGTAAATGTGACAGTGATCGTGAATGACGAGGACAAGACACCAACGGTTTGATCATTACAGGGAACACGACGTGGGACCCGCAGTCAAGCCTGGCCGCTGAGTCCTCAACTGAGCAGCACCGACATCAAGGAGCAGCCCATCACGGAGGGAGAGGACGCGTCCGACCCGAGGCACTGAGGAAGAGGATTGCCTCCGTCAGCCGCTTGTCTCTGCTGGAGCGATACGGCCAACATTCCAAGCTGATCGAGACGCCGGCAGGAGACTCACGCCCAAACGCCACTTCATCATCAGCCCCGCCGCCTACGCACGAGGATAATCACCTCCTCCAAGAACAGGAGAGGAATGAGATGGAGCAGTTGGTGCGAGTCGGAGACTCACCGGAGCCGACGGAGCCCGCGGATGAACAGCTCCAGTCACGAGCACAAACAACCGGAGACGTGCCTGCAGGTCCTCACATCTGGAACAACCTGCTTCCGCCAGCGCAACAGAGCACGTCAACATCAGTTGAGAGAGTCGACACTACATCAGGAACAGCCAACAGAGTTAACAGCAAGTCAGCAAGAGTCAACAGGGTGAACAGTATATCAGTAACAGTCAATAGGGTGAACAGCAAGTCAGCAACAGTCAACAGGGTGGACAGTAAGTCAGCAACAGTTAACAGGGTAAATGATAACAATCTGCATGACTCTGGCGGGGGGCAGCCTGTACACGCCCGTACTGCGACACGCCGGAATGATGGGCTTCACCTCGGCGTCATCGCAGGATTGGGAAACCCTGGATCGCAAGGGGCCCCAGTCAGCCTCGGATACCCCAGCAATTACCTCGTTCCCATGCACGATGAAGTTACAACCCCTAAACCCCCTTACAACAGTTTGGGAGAGGACCTGCGCCTGCATCACCAATTACTCTTTGGAAGTTCGTTCAACGGGCAGACGGGTCAGCAGCAACTCGTACCATTCGAGAACCAGATCCCAGGTCACGTGTTTCCTAACCCTTCGTACAACACGCAGGTCACCCAGATCACCGGCGGCCTCTGGGCGCCCCCACAGGTCGCTCTCAGTGAGGATCCCGGACTGCAGGATTATCTGTCACGTCTGACAACGCCGCCTCGCTCATCTAGTTCTCCTACCCCAGTTGCGCTGGGTACGCGGCCCTACATCAGTGGCGGAGTTACCAGCTTCTTCTACCCAACGGGATCACCACTACAAACGGTCCCTCATCAACATGGTCTTCAGAATGACGCGGCTTCACCTGACCAACTGGACGTACCGAGCAATCCAGACTTGATACCTCTGCCGCCCAATACGCCCTTTATCCCGGCACTCAGCAACATCCAGCACGCCAGCCTTGACTCAGACCTTTCGGCCAGCTTGGACGACGGTATTGTGAGCCCCGTGCCGGCCACTCTATCCTCCAGCAGCACCCAGAACTGCTTCTCCAGCACACTCTGTATCCTTACCTTGGCCACCGTCCTTGCCTTAGGACTCACGACAGCGTTTGTGTCCCCCTTTTTCGGCCCTGGGTTACTTGGACGACGAAAGCGAAGTATCGACTACGTGGTTCTCTCTGAGGACA encodes the following:
- the LOC139760443 gene encoding uncharacterized protein gives rise to the protein MWVIASPRACRPSCVYWFFLIIVLTRGRQTVATDGAASVGDARASKVSLRTPEGNTTWDPQSSLAAESSTEQHRHQGAAHHGGRGRVRPEALRKRIASVSRLSLLERYGQHSKLIETPAGDSRPNATSSSAPPPTHEDNHLLQEQERNEMEQLVRVGDSPEPTEPADEQLQSRAQTTGDVPAGPHIWNNLLPPAQQSTSTSVERVDTTSGTANRVNSKSARVNRVNSISVTVNRVNSKSATVNRVDSKSATVNRVNDNNLHDSGGGQPVHARTATRRNDGLHLGVIAGLGNPGSQGAPVSLGYPSNYLVPMHDEVTTPKPPYNSLGEDLRLHHQLLFGSSFNGQTGQQQLVPFENQIPGHVFPNPSYNTQVTQITGGLWAPPQVALSEDPGLQDYLSRLTTPPRSSSSPTPVALGTRPYISGGVTSFFYPTGSPLQTVPHQHGLQNDAASPDQLDVPSNPDLIPLPPNTPFIPALSNIQHASLDSDLSASLDDGIVSPVPATLSSSSTQNCFSSTLCILTLATVLALGLTTAFVSPFFGPGLLGRRKRSIDYVVLSEDSVAALVNYYATHLTSEPLDVPASMKLLFKALHDPADTSTTRLLARLKHLTMNTRNKLSNITKQEGQSKDHTLLPDDALDKPKKRNFKAAPKTPGISLEGEAWTTPVSKQETYTFSQNIAGARPKAFTSS